From the Dehalococcoidia bacterium genome, one window contains:
- a CDS encoding class I SAM-dependent methyltransferase, with amino-acid sequence MKIDQFKLHADIEERHWWFLGRRQIMRELVSRLFPTSKTLTVVDIGCGTGGNIAALAESYTRVGIDTSEEAIRFARSRFQQVRFIHVLAPADVTDVVQQADIVLLMDVLEHIPDDFAFLSALLDAAAPGAHLLLTVPADMSLWSEHDVSFGHYRRYDMRGFGRLWEGLPVTTRLLSYYNTRLYPVVKLMRALSRWRGRAWGAAGTDFSIPMQPLNSILAKVLASESKVLVDVLEGRRAQGFGEGVSLIALLRRGSGAVTIRTQPQGSHPRSAP; translated from the coding sequence ATGAAAATTGATCAGTTCAAGCTCCATGCAGATATTGAAGAGCGGCATTGGTGGTTTCTCGGTCGAAGGCAGATCATGCGGGAGTTGGTCTCTCGCCTATTCCCCACTTCCAAGACTCTCACGGTGGTTGACATCGGCTGCGGTACGGGAGGGAATATTGCCGCACTGGCTGAGAGCTATACCCGTGTGGGTATAGATACGTCCGAAGAGGCGATCCGTTTTGCTCGAAGCCGTTTCCAGCAGGTCCGCTTCATCCATGTCCTTGCGCCTGCCGATGTCACGGATGTGGTGCAACAAGCTGATATTGTGTTGTTGATGGATGTCCTGGAGCACATTCCTGACGACTTCGCGTTTCTATCAGCCCTTCTGGACGCTGCTGCCCCAGGCGCTCATCTTCTTCTTACCGTGCCTGCTGATATGTCTTTGTGGAGCGAGCACGACGTGAGCTTTGGGCACTATCGTCGCTACGATATGCGCGGCTTTGGGCGTTTGTGGGAGGGTCTGCCTGTGACGACGCGCCTGCTTTCGTACTATAATACGCGTCTGTATCCGGTAGTCAAACTAATGCGGGCGCTAAGCCGTTGGCGTGGGCGTGCCTGGGGGGCCGCTGGGACAGACTTCAGCATCCCTATGCAGCCCTTGAATAGTATTTTGGCAAAGGTTCTTGCCAGCGAGTCCAAGGTGCTCGTGGATGTGCTAGAAGGAAGGCGTGCCCAGGGTTTTGGAGAGGGTGTCAGCCTGATAGCATTGTTGCGTCGGGGGTCGGGAGCGGTGACAATCAGAACACAGCCGCAGGGATCGCATCCCAGGTCCGCACCGTAG
- the dinB gene encoding DNA polymerase IV, whose protein sequence is MFYTLMPRCIFHVDLDAFFVSAERIDRPELWGRPVVVGGEPGSRGVVACASYEARPYGLHAGMPLAQAQRLCPQAIFVSGRFHLYSDLSRRFMDILGDFTPDLQPLGLDEAYMDMTGFEQMYGPAGRTARRIRERVRKELGLTASVGIASSKVVAKVASDLCKPDGQLEVPTGGEAGFLAPLDVRKLPGVGPKTEMLLHGLGVRTIGGLAALPESVLRYRLGVWGEGLRRSARGQGGGHVHPLEPPKSISRETTFAKDATDRDFLRGVFRYLTERVGAALRREGKWARTVTCKVRYADFETVEGHRTLRHAIASDDQVYGQAEALLARALAQRWAPVRLIGVGVAEFVEGAQLSLFDAPAGRAVRLSRAVDRIRALHGFLAVQTGRTLSLAALYEASERGYMLHTPSLSR, encoded by the coding sequence ATGTTCTATACTCTTATGCCGCGCTGCATTTTCCACGTTGACCTGGACGCGTTCTTCGTCTCAGCGGAGCGCATTGACCGGCCCGAGCTGTGGGGCAGGCCCGTGGTGGTCGGCGGCGAGCCGGGCAGCCGGGGCGTGGTCGCCTGCGCCTCTTACGAGGCGCGTCCCTATGGCCTCCACGCCGGCATGCCCCTGGCGCAGGCGCAGCGCCTTTGCCCTCAGGCCATTTTTGTGTCCGGCCGTTTCCACCTCTACAGCGACCTCTCCCGTCGGTTCATGGACATCCTGGGAGACTTCACCCCTGACCTGCAGCCGCTGGGTCTGGACGAGGCCTACATGGACATGACGGGCTTCGAGCAGATGTATGGCCCCGCCGGACGTACGGCCCGGCGCATCCGGGAGCGCGTGCGCAAGGAGCTTGGACTGACGGCCTCCGTGGGCATCGCATCGTCCAAGGTTGTGGCGAAGGTGGCGTCCGACCTCTGCAAGCCGGACGGGCAACTGGAGGTTCCGACTGGCGGCGAGGCGGGCTTCCTGGCGCCGCTGGATGTCCGCAAGCTGCCGGGCGTCGGCCCCAAGACGGAGATGCTCTTGCACGGCCTGGGTGTCCGCACCATCGGCGGTCTGGCGGCGCTGCCGGAGAGTGTCCTGCGCTATCGTCTGGGCGTCTGGGGCGAGGGCCTGCGTCGGAGCGCGCGGGGCCAGGGTGGCGGCCACGTCCATCCTCTTGAGCCGCCCAAGTCCATCAGCCGGGAGACGACCTTCGCGAAGGACGCCACCGACCGCGATTTCCTGCGCGGCGTGTTCCGCTACCTGACGGAGCGCGTCGGCGCCGCGCTGCGCCGGGAAGGGAAGTGGGCGCGCACGGTGACGTGCAAGGTGCGCTACGCCGACTTCGAGACCGTGGAAGGGCATCGCACCCTGCGGCATGCCATCGCGTCCGACGACCAGGTGTATGGGCAGGCAGAGGCGCTTCTGGCGCGAGCGCTGGCGCAACGGTGGGCGCCTGTCCGCCTGATTGGCGTGGGCGTGGCGGAGTTCGTGGAAGGGGCGCAGCTCTCGCTCTTTGACGCGCCTGCCGGGCGGGCGGTGCGCCTGTCCAGGGCGGTGGACAGGATACGCGCCCTCCACGGTTTCCTAGCCGTGCAGACGGGCCGCACCCTGTCTCTGGCCGCGTTGTACGAGGCCTCAGAGCGCGGTTACATGCTCCACACGCCGTCGCTCTCGCGGTAG
- a CDS encoding metallophosphoesterase family protein, which translates to MRIGVIADTHILRPDERLPEAVLRAFRGVELILHCGDIYHLSCLDHLETLAPVVAVRGYPDPRVPDPRLAEPTRVVEVAGLRIGMVHDIGWPGPRIKADQTLELPQDEPLSEVLRCKFGGLVNVVAFGDTHEELVETHDGVLFVNPGSPTYPGMRHPMGELGTVAILEIVSGQAHAEILKLRP; encoded by the coding sequence GTGCGCATCGGCGTCATAGCGGACACCCATATCCTGAGGCCGGACGAGCGGCTGCCCGAGGCCGTCCTCCGCGCTTTTCGAGGCGTGGAGCTTATTCTGCACTGCGGCGACATCTACCACCTCTCGTGCCTGGACCACCTGGAGACGCTGGCCCCCGTCGTCGCCGTGCGGGGCTACCCTGACCCGCGCGTGCCAGACCCACGCCTGGCGGAGCCGACCCGCGTGGTCGAGGTCGCGGGGCTGCGCATCGGCATGGTGCACGACATCGGGTGGCCAGGGCCGCGCATCAAGGCGGACCAGACGCTGGAGTTGCCCCAGGACGAGCCGCTGTCCGAGGTGCTGCGCTGCAAGTTCGGTGGGCTGGTGAACGTCGTGGCCTTCGGGGACACCCACGAAGAGCTGGTGGAGACACACGACGGCGTCCTTTTCGTCAATCCCGGTAGCCCCACGTATCCCGGCATGCGGCACCCCATGGGCGAACTGGGCACGGTGGCCATCCTGGAGATCGTGTCCGGCCAGGCCCACGCCGAGATTTTGAAGCTCCGACCATAG
- a CDS encoding zinc metalloprotease HtpX: MSWTSTIKTAFLLTALTVILVLMGGVLGGTAGVVMAFIFAFVMNFIAYWFSDKIALAMAGAKLVTEEEARDLHQIVEEVALLARVPKPKVYQIDNESPNAFATGRDPEHAAIAVTTGIMRLLNKDELRGVLSHELSHVRNRDTLVMTIVATVAGAITMLAQMAQWAMIFGGSGGRDRDNNSGGGLGLVAGLLMIILAPIAAMLIQLAISRAREYGADETGARIIQDPLPLASALEKMEAGVQRKPLDVNPAASHLFIVNPLRGDFVGSLFSTHPPVKDRVERLRRMIITIQ, encoded by the coding sequence GTGAGTTGGACAAGTACCATCAAGACGGCATTTCTGCTTACCGCCCTCACCGTGATCCTGGTGCTCATGGGGGGCGTGCTGGGCGGAACAGCGGGCGTAGTCATGGCCTTCATATTCGCGTTTGTCATGAACTTCATCGCCTACTGGTTCTCCGACAAGATCGCCCTGGCTATGGCGGGGGCCAAGCTCGTAACGGAGGAGGAAGCACGGGACCTGCACCAGATCGTGGAGGAGGTGGCCCTCCTGGCCCGCGTTCCCAAGCCCAAGGTGTACCAAATCGACAACGAGTCGCCCAACGCATTCGCGACAGGGCGCGACCCGGAGCACGCGGCGATAGCGGTCACCACCGGCATCATGCGGCTGCTGAACAAGGACGAGTTGCGCGGCGTGCTCAGCCACGAGTTGAGCCACGTGCGCAACCGGGACACCCTGGTCATGACCATCGTGGCCACGGTGGCGGGCGCCATCACCATGCTGGCCCAGATGGCCCAGTGGGCCATGATCTTCGGCGGCTCTGGGGGCAGGGACAGGGACAATAACAGCGGCGGCGGTCTTGGCCTGGTGGCGGGGCTACTGATGATCATTCTGGCGCCCATCGCCGCCATGCTCATCCAGCTCGCTATCTCACGGGCGCGGGAGTACGGCGCGGACGAGACGGGCGCGCGCATCATCCAAGACCCGCTCCCCCTGGCGAGCGCCCTGGAGAAGATGGAGGCGGGCGTGCAGCGCAAGCCCCTGGACGTGAATCCCGCCGCGTCTCACCTCTTCATCGTCAACCCGCTCCGCGGCGACTTTGTCGGGAGCCTTTTCAGCACTCACCCACCCGTCAAGGACAGGGTGGAGCGGCTGCGCCGGATGATCATCACCATCCAGTAA
- a CDS encoding glycosyltransferase family 2 protein — MTSSRPVLSVVAPVFNEGGGVAELVQRVVRSCRGLGVPFEMLVINDGSSDQTLQTLVSMSRDILELRVVDLFRNFGHMSTLSAGLALARGDAVVVMDGDLQDPPEILPQFFAEWCSGADVVYGLRTRRGESWPKRVAIALFYWLLEKTAHPPIPKQVGTFCLMDRRVVDVLNSMRERHRYFAGLRAWVGGKQSFVPYERPDRHHGKSRVGLLGLVRLALTGLLSFSSAPLRYASLLAILCGLGLLLIGVTAILVRLFTNLAIPGWATFTALIGLTGFVQALVLAVISEYIAVVFDEIKARPLFLVRGEFAHGKRVPEEKAS, encoded by the coding sequence ATGACTTCCTCCCGTCCCGTCCTCTCGGTTGTCGCCCCGGTATTCAACGAGGGGGGTGGCGTCGCGGAATTGGTGCAGCGCGTGGTCCGAAGCTGCCGTGGGCTGGGTGTGCCTTTTGAGATGCTGGTCATCAACGATGGCAGCTCAGATCAGACCCTCCAAACCCTGGTGTCCATGAGCAGGGATATTCTAGAGCTGAGGGTGGTGGACCTTTTCCGGAATTTTGGACATATGTCAACTCTCAGCGCAGGCCTTGCTCTGGCGCGCGGCGATGCCGTCGTCGTGATGGATGGAGACCTCCAGGATCCGCCTGAGATCCTCCCCCAGTTCTTCGCCGAATGGTGCTCTGGTGCTGATGTGGTCTATGGCTTGCGCACGCGTCGAGGGGAGTCCTGGCCGAAGCGTGTAGCGATAGCACTTTTTTACTGGCTTCTGGAGAAGACGGCACACCCGCCGATCCCCAAACAAGTTGGAACTTTCTGTTTGATGGATCGACGGGTTGTAGATGTGCTCAACAGTATGCGAGAGCGCCACCGGTACTTCGCAGGCCTGCGGGCGTGGGTTGGAGGCAAGCAGTCCTTTGTGCCGTACGAGCGGCCAGACCGCCACCACGGCAAGAGTCGGGTTGGCCTCCTGGGCTTGGTTCGGCTCGCTCTCACAGGGCTGCTCTCTTTTTCTAGTGCTCCTCTGCGCTACGCGAGCTTACTGGCCATCCTGTGTGGGCTTGGCCTTCTGCTGATAGGAGTCACAGCAATTCTGGTCCGATTGTTTACGAATCTGGCTATTCCAGGCTGGGCTACCTTCACCGCGTTGATCGGGCTCACGGGATTTGTGCAGGCACTAGTCCTCGCGGTTATTTCGGAATACATAGCTGTCGTTTTCGACGAAATCAAGGCGAGGCCCCTTTTTTTGGTCAGAGGTGAATTTGCTCATGGCAAAAGGGTCCCGGAGGAAAAGGCTAGCTAG
- a CDS encoding DUF350 domain-containing protein, with amino-acid sequence MELLAKLIVWLIQLVIGLGLAMGSISMAIRLLNKLTPGIDEEEELKKGNVAVGVMMLGVVIATALVVSSGVVGLTQAVTGVSGVNLMDYVIAIIFGLIQLAAGVGFAVISIYLAFNIWDKITTSIDEKAELARGNVAVGIVMAGVIIAVALVIREGVSGLAGALGAVGPIR; translated from the coding sequence GTGGAACTGCTTGCAAAGCTCATCGTATGGCTCATTCAGTTGGTCATTGGCCTGGGTCTTGCCATGGGGTCAATCTCCATGGCCATCCGGCTCCTGAACAAGCTGACCCCTGGGATTGACGAAGAGGAGGAGCTGAAAAAGGGGAACGTTGCTGTCGGCGTCATGATGCTGGGCGTGGTCATCGCCACGGCTCTGGTGGTCTCTTCCGGTGTGGTCGGCCTGACGCAAGCGGTGACAGGCGTGTCCGGCGTCAACCTCATGGACTACGTCATCGCTATTATCTTCGGCCTCATTCAGCTTGCCGCGGGCGTCGGCTTCGCCGTGATCTCGATCTACCTGGCCTTCAACATCTGGGACAAGATTACGACAAGCATTGACGAGAAGGCAGAGCTGGCGCGGGGGAACGTCGCCGTCGGCATTGTCATGGCGGGCGTCATCATCGCCGTGGCGCTCGTGATTCGAGAAGGCGTCAGCGGCCTGGCGGGCGCGCTTGGCGCCGTGGGCCCTATTCGCTAA
- a CDS encoding alpha/beta hydrolase: protein MTTASRVRPTDRTITIGGLRFHYLEWGKPGAPLVVMLHGALQTAHSWDEVARVLAADYHILALDQRGHGDSAWAPDGDYKMEAYQRDINGFVEGLSLEPFILIGLSMGGRNSIYYTATHPERVRALVVVDIGPETMKEGRENIRRFASDTEELDSVEAFVEQAHKFNPRRSLENLRERLNWNLKQLPNGKWTWKYDKVFRSAELERTRGRVDLWPFVRRIQCPTILIRGAVSDVLSGDAARKVVEAIPGCQYAVVEGAGHTVPGDNPDGFLAAVRPFLKGQKSKRA, encoded by the coding sequence ATGACGACGGCGAGCCGCGTGAGACCCACGGACAGGACCATTACCATCGGTGGCCTGCGTTTCCACTATCTGGAATGGGGCAAGCCCGGCGCGCCCCTCGTGGTGATGCTGCACGGCGCTCTGCAGACGGCCCATAGCTGGGATGAGGTCGCCCGCGTCCTGGCCGCTGATTACCATATCCTTGCCCTCGACCAGCGCGGCCACGGCGACAGCGCATGGGCGCCCGACGGCGACTACAAGATGGAGGCGTACCAGCGGGACATCAACGGCTTCGTGGAAGGCCTGAGCCTGGAGCCTTTCATTCTGATTGGCCTGTCCATGGGAGGCCGCAACTCCATTTACTACACCGCAACCCATCCGGAGCGGGTGCGGGCGCTGGTCGTTGTGGACATAGGCCCGGAGACCATGAAGGAAGGGCGAGAGAACATCAGGCGGTTCGCCTCCGATACCGAGGAGTTGGACTCGGTTGAAGCCTTTGTGGAGCAGGCGCACAAGTTCAATCCGCGCCGCTCTCTGGAGAACCTGCGGGAGCGCCTGAATTGGAACCTGAAGCAGCTCCCCAACGGCAAGTGGACATGGAAGTACGACAAGGTGTTCCGCAGCGCGGAACTGGAGCGGACTCGCGGACGGGTGGACCTCTGGCCGTTCGTGCGCCGCATTCAGTGTCCCACTATCCTCATCCGCGGCGCGGTAAGCGACGTGCTGTCTGGCGATGCCGCCCGTAAGGTGGTGGAGGCAATCCCCGGATGTCAGTACGCGGTAGTGGAGGGAGCGGGACATACCGTCCCCGGCGACAACCCGGACGGCTTCCTGGCGGCGGTCCGTCCCTTCCTGAAGGGGCAGAAGTCAAAGCGCGCATAG
- a CDS encoding DUF3105 domain-containing protein — protein sequence MAPSSSKGKAHKQGPQRRSKGVSPYVYLGVGAVAIVAIALAITLVSQANRPGEEAPLMAAQFRNAHSWLGTSMDSNPNGDGIPYTTDPPTHGPHTTYLARWGVYKEAVPRAVLVHNMEDGGVIIWYNPSLLSQMGLKLLTDIVEGYPQHVVLTPYPSLSTPVAVTAWGRILRLTAMDTGKVFDFINAYKGIDHHVAAQG from the coding sequence ATGGCCCCATCTTCGAGTAAAGGCAAAGCGCACAAGCAGGGACCGCAGAGACGCTCGAAAGGCGTGAGCCCCTACGTTTACCTTGGCGTCGGCGCCGTGGCCATCGTAGCGATAGCCCTGGCTATCACGCTCGTCAGCCAGGCGAACAGGCCCGGCGAGGAAGCGCCCCTCATGGCGGCCCAGTTCCGGAATGCCCACTCATGGCTTGGCACATCCATGGACTCCAACCCCAACGGCGACGGCATCCCCTACACCACGGACCCGCCGACCCACGGCCCACATACGACTTACCTTGCCCGCTGGGGCGTTTACAAGGAGGCTGTTCCCAGGGCTGTCCTCGTCCACAACATGGAGGACGGCGGCGTGATCATCTGGTACAACCCCAGCCTGTTGTCCCAGATGGGCCTCAAATTGCTCACCGACATCGTCGAGGGCTATCCACAGCACGTGGTCCTGACGCCCTACCCGTCCCTGTCCACGCCTGTTGCGGTGACGGCATGGGGCCGCATCCTGCGTCTGACCGCGATGGACACGGGCAAGGTGTTCGATTTCATCAACGCCTATAAGGGGATTGACCACCACGTGGCAGCTCAGGGGTGA
- a CDS encoding MFS transporter: MADHPAAATTQSVPLKTPFYYGWVIVAVGVLVTFMQSGMSNPMLSVFMKPMEAEFGWSRGTISIATTIGSLLGGPLGLALGPVMDKHGSRAILALGSVLLGAAMFGLALTASLWQFYLFFSIGRMIFMGATTVALGVAVSNWFIRKRGRALGVTYMGDRIGGAVLPFLSIFIITSYNWRWAWVVMGVIVWVLAVIPTAVLIRRKPEDVGMLPDGDVSKGPTSASVSSAELETTYTLNEAMRTPTFWMLAGISGIFYMVVGAANLHQLPHMLDVGVPPTLAVGALSLISLCAGLGTVTWGFLVDRLGPRRCLIINYIIATLSMIALVMTKDTVMAYVYAVLYGFSLGGGTPLLLVAWANYYGRGALARIRGTTTLFNQILNAIGPAVAGILYDMNHSYTIPFLLFALAYAVSVVFAILSTPPGPPKRLAKPETPA, encoded by the coding sequence TTGGCTGACCATCCGGCGGCTGCAACAACCCAATCAGTTCCTCTAAAGACGCCCTTCTACTACGGCTGGGTCATCGTGGCCGTGGGCGTGCTTGTCACGTTCATGCAGTCGGGCATGTCCAACCCCATGCTCTCCGTCTTCATGAAGCCTATGGAGGCGGAGTTCGGCTGGAGCCGCGGTACCATATCCATAGCCACCACCATCGGCTCGCTGCTGGGCGGACCTCTGGGGCTGGCCCTCGGCCCCGTCATGGACAAGCATGGGAGCCGGGCTATTCTGGCCCTGGGGTCGGTCCTGCTGGGCGCCGCAATGTTCGGCCTCGCCCTTACCGCGTCCCTGTGGCAGTTCTACCTGTTCTTCTCCATCGGGCGCATGATCTTCATGGGCGCCACTACCGTGGCTCTGGGGGTGGCCGTATCCAACTGGTTCATTCGGAAGCGTGGGCGCGCTCTGGGCGTCACCTACATGGGTGACCGTATCGGAGGGGCCGTCCTGCCGTTCCTGTCCATTTTCATCATCACGTCGTACAACTGGCGCTGGGCATGGGTGGTCATGGGAGTCATCGTGTGGGTGTTGGCGGTCATTCCCACCGCCGTCCTTATTCGGCGCAAGCCGGAAGACGTTGGCATGCTCCCGGATGGGGATGTCTCCAAGGGGCCGACCTCCGCCTCCGTCTCCTCGGCGGAACTGGAGACGACCTACACCCTGAACGAGGCGATGCGCACCCCGACGTTCTGGATGCTCGCGGGCATATCCGGCATTTTCTACATGGTCGTGGGGGCCGCCAACCTGCACCAGCTTCCGCACATGCTGGACGTGGGCGTGCCGCCCACACTTGCCGTCGGCGCGCTAAGCCTTATATCGCTATGCGCGGGACTGGGCACGGTCACCTGGGGGTTCCTGGTGGACAGGCTGGGGCCCCGGCGATGTCTGATCATCAACTACATCATCGCCACGCTGAGCATGATCGCGTTGGTCATGACGAAGGACACCGTCATGGCTTATGTGTACGCCGTTCTGTACGGCTTCAGTCTGGGAGGAGGCACGCCCCTGCTGCTGGTGGCCTGGGCGAACTACTATGGCCGGGGCGCGCTGGCGCGCATCCGCGGCACGACCACGCTCTTTAACCAGATACTCAACGCGATTGGCCCCGCCGTGGCCGGTATCCTGTATGACATGAATCACAGCTACACGATCCCGTTCTTGCTCTTCGCCCTGGCTTATGCCGTATCAGTCGTCTTCGCCATCCTGTCCACGCCGCCCGGTCCGCCGAAACGTCTGGCAAAACCAGAGACCCCGGCGTAA
- a CDS encoding MaoC family dehydratase N-terminal domain-containing protein, with protein MTETQKTYHGDARVTPEVLAAVRSRIGVKHPIKPWNNLVTEDNIWHFCEGYGDDNPLYTDVEYARKTRWGGIFAPPTFLLSCSSAGGGGGHGLPGVFGLWAGDKWEHYRPVRPGDVIHGYTELESVNERRSSYAGRMFEQIDKVTYINQRDEVVAHRWHVNMRLERGPSREKGKYNAITLYKYSDDEVRAIEEQYAKEPAQRRGATPRYWDDVKDGEDMITLVKGPLTVNSMVTWLMGWGSPLCKTDRIAHLYMHSHPRARIVNPETNVPDFPEAAHWDPWYAKQSGLPGGYDIGGQRISWVAHVVTDWAGDDAFVKRLEVQIRRPNIVGDTTWFHGRMVKKFEKDGEKLVECEIWGDNQRGEKTTTGRAIVRLPSRPQ; from the coding sequence GTGACTGAAACGCAGAAGACGTACCACGGCGACGCGCGCGTCACGCCAGAGGTACTGGCGGCCGTCCGCTCGCGCATCGGCGTCAAGCATCCCATCAAGCCCTGGAACAACCTGGTCACCGAGGACAACATCTGGCACTTCTGCGAGGGGTATGGCGATGACAACCCGCTCTACACGGACGTGGAGTACGCCAGGAAGACGCGCTGGGGAGGCATCTTCGCGCCTCCCACCTTTCTGTTAAGCTGCTCCAGCGCGGGTGGCGGAGGAGGGCACGGCCTGCCGGGCGTCTTCGGGCTATGGGCCGGCGACAAATGGGAGCACTACCGGCCTGTGCGCCCCGGCGACGTTATTCATGGCTACACTGAGCTGGAGTCGGTCAACGAGAGGCGCAGCTCTTACGCGGGCCGCATGTTCGAGCAGATTGACAAGGTGACGTACATCAACCAGCGCGACGAGGTGGTGGCCCACCGGTGGCACGTGAACATGCGCCTGGAGCGCGGGCCATCCCGCGAGAAGGGTAAGTACAACGCCATCACCCTCTACAAATATTCGGATGATGAGGTGCGTGCCATCGAGGAGCAGTACGCGAAGGAGCCTGCCCAACGTCGGGGCGCCACACCGCGCTACTGGGACGACGTCAAGGACGGCGAGGACATGATCACGCTGGTCAAGGGGCCGCTCACGGTCAACAGCATGGTCACCTGGTTGATGGGCTGGGGCTCGCCGCTGTGCAAGACGGACCGCATCGCGCACTTGTACATGCACTCACATCCGCGCGCGCGCATCGTCAACCCGGAGACGAACGTGCCGGACTTCCCGGAGGCGGCGCACTGGGACCCATGGTACGCCAAGCAGAGCGGCCTGCCCGGCGGCTACGACATCGGCGGGCAGCGCATCTCGTGGGTGGCGCACGTGGTGACCGACTGGGCGGGCGATGACGCCTTCGTGAAGCGCTTGGAGGTGCAGATTCGGAGGCCCAATATCGTGGGCGATACGACGTGGTTCCACGGCCGCATGGTGAAGAAGTTCGAGAAGGACGGCGAAAAGCTGGTGGAGTGCGAGATATGGGGCGATAACCAGCGCGGGGAGAAGACCACCACGGGACGCGCAATCGTACGGCTGCCCAGCAGGCCACAGTAG
- a CDS encoding PAAR domain-containing protein: MPDGTRKDVSDSVVWSGDATFSPPKGSQTKPTFNRASRLDDGPRQVTISVEAEGVKASATQTLQTVNPRKGYARLGDKVFAPAIGGGSPGAPFAVTGFIASGSPTVTIGGFPAARMGDVGAHCCSDGANTFIITSGDSQVLIDGKPAARKQDKTTHDCTGRTDAVNCGGTGIGSVVEVASETLP, from the coding sequence ATGCCGGACGGAACGCGCAAGGACGTGTCGGACTCAGTGGTCTGGTCGGGCGACGCCACGTTCAGCCCGCCCAAGGGCAGTCAGACAAAGCCGACGTTCAACCGCGCATCCCGCCTGGATGACGGGCCGCGCCAGGTGACTATCTCCGTGGAGGCGGAGGGCGTCAAGGCGAGCGCGACGCAGACGCTCCAGACGGTGAACCCGCGCAAAGGCTACGCGCGTCTCGGCGACAAGGTGTTCGCGCCCGCCATTGGAGGAGGCAGCCCGGGCGCTCCGTTCGCCGTCACCGGATTCATAGCCTCCGGCAGCCCCACGGTGACGATTGGCGGCTTCCCGGCGGCGCGCATGGGCGACGTTGGCGCTCACTGCTGCTCCGACGGGGCGAATACCTTCATCATAACGTCCGGCGACTCTCAAGTGCTCATTGACGGCAAGCCTGCCGCAAGGAAACAGGACAAGACCACGCACGACTGCACCGGCCGCACGGACGCGGTGAACTGCGGCGGGACCGGGATTGGCAGCGTCGTGGAGGTAGCGTCGGAGACGCTACCGTGA
- a CDS encoding biotin/lipoate A/B protein ligase family protein, producing MSAQRQETWRLLETGEAPGAWNMAVDEALLHCVGSRGCPPAVRFFRWRPACLSLGYFQSARRDVDLERCRDLGVDIVRRPTGGRAVFHHQEMTYSVAAPDGHPAVAGGVEAAYRNIAAGLVAGLRRLGADAHLAPPLPPGVALPRSGACFDAAAASEVTVRGRKMVGSAQLRRDGAVLQHGALLLDFDASLYLSLFRNGTRLPVEELDRRVISLREALGRTVTPEEVAQSLREGFQQALGVSLEPGELCAEERRAAEELMRQKYGNTEWNLRR from the coding sequence ATGAGCGCTCAACGACAAGAAACATGGCGGCTCCTGGAAACGGGCGAGGCGCCGGGCGCGTGGAACATGGCGGTTGACGAAGCTCTGCTGCACTGCGTGGGCAGTCGCGGATGCCCGCCCGCCGTCCGCTTCTTCCGGTGGCGCCCCGCCTGCCTGAGTCTGGGCTACTTTCAGTCCGCCCGGCGCGACGTGGACCTGGAGCGATGCCGCGACCTGGGCGTTGACATCGTGCGGCGGCCCACAGGCGGGCGCGCGGTCTTCCACCACCAGGAGATGACCTACAGCGTAGCCGCGCCGGACGGCCATCCCGCCGTGGCGGGCGGAGTGGAAGCGGCCTATCGGAACATTGCGGCAGGGCTGGTCGCGGGCCTGCGCCGCCTGGGCGCCGACGCGCACCTTGCGCCGCCGCTGCCGCCCGGCGTGGCCTTGCCCCGCTCCGGCGCCTGCTTCGACGCGGCGGCGGCCTCCGAGGTCACGGTACGCGGACGCAAGATGGTGGGCAGCGCCCAGCTCCGCCGCGACGGCGCGGTACTCCAGCACGGCGCGCTCCTGCTGGACTTCGACGCCTCCCTGTACCTCTCCCTGTTCCGCAACGGGACGCGGCTGCCCGTGGAGGAGCTTGACCGCCGCGTCATAAGCCTGCGGGAGGCGCTGGGCCGCACAGTCACGCCAGAGGAGGTGGCGCAATCGCTCCGCGAGGGCTTCCAGCAGGCGCTGGGCGTCAGTCTGGAGCCGGGGGAGCTATGCGCGGAGGAGCGTCGCGCGGCGGAGGAGCTGATGCGGCAGAAGTACGGCAACACGGAGTGGAACCTGCGGCGCTAG